Proteins co-encoded in one Ignavibacteria bacterium genomic window:
- the uvrA gene encoding excinuclease ABC subunit UvrA: protein MFQDKIIVKGARVHNLKNIDVEIPRNSFTVITGLSGSGKSSLAFDTIYAEGQRRYIECLSAYARQFLDMLEKPDVDLIEGLSPAISIEQKVTSGNPRSTVGTVTEIYDYLRLLYARLGVINCYNCGTQVQKQNPGQILERIGREYEGKKISLFAPVIRGRKGHYRELFEEIAKDGFIKVRVDGEIKEIEKGFQVDRYKIHNIDILIDKFVVKPEVQSRLESSVDVALNYGNGVMMVDDGKEDHLFSRHLSCPNCGIDYQELAPNSFSFNSAFGACPECDGLGEKKEFDLNLIIPDWSKTINQEGIAALGKPRSIYIFNQLETLAKKFGFDFDTPLKDIKKESIDLILNGSTEKYEFFYSYGGKREVAYKHRFTGVIGYLQNYFTSTSSAKIREWVESFMNIGRCKSCEGGRLKKESLAVSFSGKNISEVTALSIADCKKFFDGNVLLGRDEIIAKPILKEIRSRLEFLLNVGLDYLTLSRSARTLSGGESQRIRLATQIGTQLAGVLYVLDEPSIGLHQRDNIKLINSLKMLRDLNNTIIVVEHDKETIESSDYLIDLGPAAGEHGGEVVAMGETATLMKKNSIKGSLTLDYLHNRRSVGIPETRRKGNGNFLTVKGARGNNLKSVDISIPLGTFTAITGVSGSGKSTLVNETLVKILMKDVYHTKDVPLPYDSVSGLEHLDKVIEVDQSPIGRTPRSNPATYTGLFTYIRDLFAQLPESKMRGYAPGRFSFNVAGGRCEACGGDGLKKIEMNFLPDVYVKCDVCNGRRYNRETLEVLYKKKSIDDVLEMTVTEALDFFADMPRISRKIQSIYDVGLGYIRLGQQATTLSGGEAQRVKLATELSKISTGKTIYFMDEPTTGLHFEDVNVLLKVINKLVDKGNTVVVVEHNLDVVKAADMVIDLGPGGGEAGGRIVAEGTPEEIAKNKKSVTGKFL from the coding sequence TTGTTCCAAGACAAGATTATTGTAAAAGGCGCGCGCGTCCACAACCTCAAAAACATCGATGTAGAGATACCAAGAAATTCATTTACAGTAATAACGGGCCTCTCAGGTTCGGGAAAATCCTCCCTCGCTTTTGATACTATCTATGCAGAAGGTCAGCGTCGTTACATCGAATGCCTTTCCGCCTACGCCCGGCAGTTTTTGGATATGTTGGAAAAACCCGATGTGGATTTAATTGAAGGTTTGAGTCCTGCCATATCAATAGAACAGAAAGTGACCTCGGGAAACCCAAGATCTACTGTCGGAACTGTAACCGAGATATATGACTATCTTCGATTGCTTTATGCGCGACTCGGTGTCATCAATTGTTACAACTGCGGTACTCAGGTTCAGAAGCAGAACCCCGGTCAGATTCTTGAAAGAATTGGAAGGGAATATGAGGGGAAGAAAATTTCCCTCTTTGCACCGGTTATCAGGGGTAGGAAGGGGCACTACCGCGAACTATTTGAAGAAATTGCTAAGGACGGTTTTATAAAGGTGAGAGTCGACGGTGAAATAAAAGAGATTGAGAAGGGATTTCAGGTTGACAGGTACAAGATTCATAATATCGACATACTTATCGACAAATTTGTTGTGAAGCCTGAAGTTCAGTCCCGGCTTGAGTCATCAGTGGATGTTGCACTCAACTACGGAAACGGGGTAATGATGGTTGATGACGGAAAAGAAGACCATCTCTTTAGTCGTCACCTTAGCTGCCCGAATTGCGGGATAGATTATCAGGAGCTTGCCCCGAATTCATTTTCCTTCAATTCGGCATTTGGTGCCTGTCCCGAGTGCGACGGCCTTGGCGAGAAAAAAGAATTTGATTTGAATTTGATAATTCCCGACTGGAGTAAAACAATCAACCAGGAAGGAATTGCCGCCCTTGGAAAACCAAGATCAATCTACATATTCAACCAGCTCGAGACCCTGGCAAAGAAATTTGGATTTGATTTCGACACACCCCTAAAGGATATTAAAAAAGAATCGATCGACCTGATCCTGAATGGATCGACAGAAAAGTATGAATTTTTCTACAGTTATGGCGGGAAAAGGGAAGTTGCCTACAAGCACCGATTTACCGGTGTGATCGGGTATCTGCAAAATTACTTTACCTCCACCTCTTCTGCAAAAATCCGTGAATGGGTCGAATCATTCATGAATATCGGCAGATGTAAATCGTGTGAGGGAGGAAGACTAAAAAAAGAATCTCTCGCTGTCAGTTTTTCGGGAAAAAATATCAGTGAAGTGACCGCACTCTCAATTGCAGACTGCAAAAAATTCTTTGACGGAAATGTCCTTTTGGGGAGAGATGAGATTATTGCAAAACCGATTTTAAAGGAGATACGGTCGAGGCTCGAATTCCTGTTGAATGTCGGCTTGGATTATCTGACCCTGTCCCGCAGCGCCCGAACTTTGTCCGGGGGTGAATCTCAACGCATCAGACTTGCAACGCAGATAGGGACACAACTCGCGGGAGTGCTTTATGTTCTGGATGAACCCTCAATCGGCCTTCACCAGAGGGATAATATCAAGCTTATCAATTCCCTCAAAATGCTCAGGGATCTGAATAATACAATAATAGTTGTCGAACATGACAAAGAGACAATAGAGAGTTCCGATTATCTGATAGATCTCGGACCCGCAGCAGGCGAGCACGGGGGCGAAGTGGTGGCAATGGGTGAAACGGCAACATTGATGAAGAAAAATTCGATCAAAGGCTCATTGACACTCGATTATCTGCACAACAGAAGGAGTGTTGGTATTCCTGAAACCCGGCGAAAGGGAAACGGTAATTTTCTGACTGTAAAAGGCGCCAGGGGGAACAACCTTAAATCGGTCGATATTTCTATTCCACTGGGAACATTTACAGCAATTACGGGTGTCAGCGGATCGGGGAAATCAACCCTGGTTAATGAAACACTTGTAAAGATTCTGATGAAGGATGTTTACCATACAAAAGATGTACCACTACCGTATGACAGCGTGAGTGGATTGGAGCATCTTGATAAGGTAATTGAAGTGGATCAGTCACCGATCGGGCGAACACCACGATCCAATCCTGCAACCTACACGGGATTATTTACTTATATAAGAGATCTGTTCGCACAACTTCCCGAATCGAAAATGAGGGGTTATGCACCGGGAAGATTCAGCTTTAATGTTGCGGGCGGACGATGTGAAGCATGCGGTGGAGACGGACTAAAGAAGATCGAGATGAACTTCCTGCCTGATGTATATGTGAAGTGTGATGTCTGTAACGGGAGGCGATATAACAGGGAGACCCTCGAGGTGCTTTACAAAAAGAAATCGATTGATGATGTGCTCGAAATGACAGTTACCGAAGCACTCGATTTTTTTGCGGATATGCCAAGAATCAGCAGAAAAATTCAATCGATATACGATGTGGGATTGGGTTATATAAGACTTGGTCAACAAGCCACAACTCTTTCGGGCGGGGAAGCACAAAGAGTGAAACTGGCAACCGAACTGAGCAAAATCTCAACAGGCAAAACGATCTACTTTATGGATGAGCCAACAACCGGGCTCCATTTTGAGGATGTGAATGTTCTTCTGAAAGTAATAAACAAACTCGTTGACAAGGGGAACACCGTCGTAGTAGTGGAGCATAATCTTGATGTGGTGAAAGCTGCTGACATGGTGATCGATCTCGGTCCCGGAGGCGGTGAAGCGGGAGGGAGAATAGTTGCAGAGGGAACACCCGAAGAGATCGCTAAAAACAAAAAGAGCGTTACCGGGAAATTTTTATAA
- a CDS encoding rhomboid family intramembrane serine protease gives MLSGIVSGGTPIEYYFRTFFALWPLGEGFGPWQLFSYQFMHADFSHIFFNLFALWMFGTEVEYTLGSKKFLIFYLASGVGAGLLHLLTPLFGIAAGPTIGASGSLYGVMIAFALFNPDRYIYIYFLLPVKAKYLIGFMILLDLFMFRNPGSNVAHLAHVGGAITGFLFLFFDKSVYFPLKRKLKGGGTSGYSGRPNPFADDEDEGPTVYGDRSTGNKGGFNFSFKTKKSTDQVVDAKFKDVSDSDIDQDEIDRILDKISVSGYTNLTTKEKDILFEASKRMNKKRE, from the coding sequence ATGTTAAGCGGAATAGTATCGGGGGGAACTCCAATTGAATACTATTTCAGAACATTCTTTGCCCTTTGGCCGCTTGGAGAGGGATTCGGACCGTGGCAGCTTTTTTCCTACCAGTTCATGCATGCAGATTTCTCGCACATATTTTTTAATCTTTTTGCCCTCTGGATGTTCGGAACCGAGGTGGAATATACACTCGGATCAAAAAAATTCCTGATTTTCTATCTGGCTTCCGGTGTTGGAGCCGGACTGCTTCACCTGCTTACTCCACTTTTCGGTATAGCAGCAGGTCCTACAATCGGTGCTTCCGGTTCACTTTATGGAGTCATGATTGCTTTCGCACTCTTTAACCCTGACAGATACATCTATATCTATTTCCTTTTGCCGGTAAAAGCAAAATATTTGATCGGGTTCATGATCCTGCTTGATCTGTTTATGTTCAGGAATCCGGGCTCGAATGTTGCGCACCTCGCACATGTTGGTGGAGCAATAACAGGATTTTTATTTCTTTTCTTTGATAAATCGGTATATTTCCCTCTTAAAAGAAAACTCAAAGGGGGTGGAACCTCGGGGTACTCCGGACGCCCAAATCCCTTTGCAGATGATGAGGATGAAGGTCCGACTGTGTATGGCGACCGGTCAACCGGCAATAAAGGCGGATTTAACTTCAGTTTTAAAACAAAAAAATCGACTGATCAAGTGGTCGATGCCAAATTCAAAGATGTTTCAGACAGTGATATAGATCAGGATGAGATTGACAGAATTTTGGATAAAATCAGTGTATCAGGCTACACCAATCTCACAACGAAAGAAAAAGACATTCTTTTTGAAGCCAGCAAGCGGATGAATAAAAAGCGTGAGTAG
- a CDS encoding DUF4296 domain-containing protein, whose amino-acid sequence MKNALAAVFLIISGLLLIGCSKKEEIIPNDKFVAIYLDLIKAQDTVGTSTMFVKPALESILKKHGVTKAYYDKTVDFYMRNPQDFKEFMLEVEAEVSEMQVDTLKKQ is encoded by the coding sequence TTGAAAAATGCCTTAGCAGCAGTTTTTCTGATTATTTCAGGTCTGCTCCTCATTGGTTGTTCGAAAAAAGAGGAGATAATACCCAACGATAAATTTGTTGCCATTTACCTTGATCTTATAAAGGCGCAGGATACTGTTGGAACTTCAACCATGTTCGTAAAACCGGCGCTTGAATCGATTTTAAAAAAACATGGTGTAACAAAAGCTTATTATGACAAGACTGTGGATTTTTATATGAGAAATCCACAGGATTTCAAAGAGTTTATGCTGGAAGTAGAAGCCGAAGTATCCGAAATGCAGGTTGATACACTAAAAAAACAATAA
- a CDS encoding YigZ family protein, whose amino-acid sequence MPEKIQAYSTLKSKADSKYKEKGSIFLAFAHPINSLPEFDELLSRYRKEYYDAVHHCSAFRLISGTMKYSDDGEPSGTAGLRIMNAIEHQNLNNVCIIVVRYFGGVKLGVGPLGKAYYETALDALKAAEQITMQRFVRYLFSAPYELSSFMFRHLNGENVKINSSDYATGLTLDCFIKSDSVDGILENILSSANGEVEVIDAKEEKYFEG is encoded by the coding sequence ATGCCCGAGAAAATTCAAGCTTATTCTACTTTAAAATCAAAAGCAGACTCGAAATATAAAGAGAAGGGATCAATCTTTCTCGCATTCGCTCATCCCATAAATTCCCTCCCGGAATTCGACGAGCTTCTTTCCCGCTACAGAAAAGAATATTACGATGCGGTGCATCATTGTTCTGCTTTTCGGCTGATTAGCGGCACTATGAAATATTCGGACGATGGAGAACCTTCAGGAACTGCGGGTCTGCGAATCATGAACGCAATAGAACATCAAAACCTCAATAATGTGTGTATAATTGTTGTCCGTTATTTTGGGGGAGTAAAACTCGGAGTGGGTCCCCTCGGTAAAGCCTACTACGAAACTGCACTTGATGCACTAAAAGCAGCAGAGCAGATAACCATGCAGAGGTTCGTCAGATATCTATTTTCGGCTCCCTATGAGCTGTCATCTTTTATGTTCCGACATCTAAACGGGGAAAATGTAAAAATTAACTCCTCAGATTACGCAACCGGATTAACGCTGGATTGTTTTATTAAATCGGATTCTGTTGATGGGATTCTCGAAAACATTCTCTCCTCAGCGAATGGTGAAGTAGAGGTGATTGATGCAAAAGAGGAAAAATATTTTGAAGGCTGA
- a CDS encoding M28 family peptidase: MRKIYSISVLAVFVFSTAIFPQTSVQTIVNQVSLDTLMKFVNELSGNVPVTIGGQPYTIVSRHKNNAANDKAAQFIQEKLQGYGITATQQSFSTTGKNVIGVKTGTQFPNQKYIICAHFDDMPSGATAPGSDDNGSGTAGVMEAARILSQYQFPFTLVFALWDEEEQGLIGSAYYANQASTAGDSILGVINMDMIAFDANNDGKANLHVRATAQSMDLFNKMVQLNSSLNLGIVPVQKTPGTTASDHASFWSKGYSAMLLIEDDDNDFNAYYHTVNDKVAYFNQPYFHKMAKLAIATFSSFALNLNLKIAHTPVASAAYSQGIPAVASLQTGLDVGTGVAAPRLYYRTATGSGGFSQFSFVTGSATSRAGGDYTFYIPAQQLGTIVEYYIAAQDAPGNVIVTAPAGGSGVNPPGTTPPSSFYRFYVAQSDVVMNDSANTTSGWVISNNWGLSTVKSVSPPTSFSESPSGNYGSNITATMTQTASISLTGVLGAGLSYSAQWDLESGYDYVQVLISTNNGGAWTPLRASGMVTGAGSFQPVGQPLYNGTRGSWLSESIDLSSYVGQNVMIRFLFRSDGSLNTDGFYVDDIKIFKYSVVPVELVSFSATPVNDAVKLEWTTATETNNYGFNVERRDASGNFSTVGFVKGNGNSTSSRTYTFADENLHAGTYAYRLKQIDLDGTATIFNAVEVEVSPVFDYGLEQNYPNPFNPVSKMQFSLAEAGSVVIDLFDIQGNKVRTLVNESLPTGKHFCLISGENLSSGTYMVRMTSGRFSAVRKIILLK, translated from the coding sequence ATGCGTAAGATATACTCAATTTCGGTTTTGGCAGTTTTTGTATTCTCCACTGCCATATTTCCTCAAACGAGCGTTCAAACGATAGTAAATCAGGTAAGTCTCGATACCCTCATGAAATTCGTTAATGAGCTTTCGGGTAATGTTCCAGTCACTATCGGCGGCCAGCCATACACTATTGTATCACGGCATAAAAACAATGCAGCCAATGACAAAGCCGCGCAGTTTATTCAGGAAAAACTCCAGGGTTACGGGATAACCGCCACTCAGCAGAGCTTCAGCACAACGGGCAAGAATGTTATCGGTGTAAAAACAGGTACACAGTTCCCCAATCAAAAATATATAATTTGTGCCCACTTCGATGATATGCCTTCAGGCGCTACAGCTCCCGGCTCGGATGACAACGGAAGCGGTACCGCAGGTGTAATGGAAGCTGCCCGAATCCTGTCTCAATATCAATTTCCGTTTACTCTCGTATTTGCGTTGTGGGATGAGGAAGAACAAGGACTTATAGGATCAGCTTACTACGCCAATCAGGCTTCAACAGCGGGAGATTCGATTCTTGGAGTAATTAACATGGACATGATAGCCTTTGATGCGAATAATGACGGAAAGGCTAATCTGCATGTCAGGGCAACTGCTCAGTCGATGGACCTGTTTAACAAAATGGTGCAATTGAATTCCAGCCTCAATTTAGGGATTGTACCTGTTCAAAAAACTCCCGGTACAACAGCAAGTGATCACGCGTCATTCTGGAGCAAAGGTTACAGTGCAATGCTTTTGATCGAGGATGATGACAACGATTTTAATGCCTATTATCATACTGTGAACGATAAAGTAGCCTACTTCAATCAACCATATTTTCACAAAATGGCGAAACTTGCCATTGCTACATTTTCAAGTTTTGCACTAAATCTGAATTTGAAGATTGCACATACACCGGTAGCCTCTGCAGCCTACAGTCAGGGAATTCCTGCTGTTGCATCACTGCAAACAGGTCTGGATGTTGGAACGGGAGTTGCAGCTCCACGGCTTTATTACAGAACAGCAACGGGAAGTGGTGGCTTTTCACAATTTTCTTTCGTAACAGGATCTGCGACCAGCAGAGCCGGTGGCGATTACACATTTTATATTCCTGCTCAACAGTTGGGTACAATTGTGGAATATTACATCGCTGCACAGGATGCACCGGGTAATGTTATTGTTACTGCTCCGGCAGGTGGTTCAGGAGTAAATCCACCGGGAACCACCCCTCCGTCATCCTTTTACAGATTCTATGTGGCACAATCCGATGTAGTGATGAACGACAGTGCTAACACAACAAGCGGTTGGGTAATCTCCAATAACTGGGGACTCTCGACTGTTAAATCGGTTTCACCTCCAACATCGTTTTCTGAATCACCGTCAGGAAACTACGGTTCAAATATCACTGCAACAATGACACAAACTGCAAGCATCAGTTTGACCGGCGTGCTTGGAGCCGGATTGAGCTATTCAGCCCAGTGGGATTTGGAATCAGGTTATGATTATGTTCAGGTTCTTATCTCAACGAACAACGGTGGAGCCTGGACACCGCTCAGAGCTTCCGGGATGGTAACCGGGGCAGGAAGTTTCCAACCTGTCGGACAGCCTCTTTACAACGGAACCCGCGGGTCGTGGTTGAGTGAGTCGATTGATTTGTCATCGTATGTTGGTCAAAATGTAATGATAAGGTTCCTTTTCAGATCAGACGGGTCGTTAAATACTGATGGTTTTTATGTAGATGACATAAAGATATTCAAGTACTCGGTTGTCCCTGTTGAGTTGGTTTCATTCTCAGCCACACCAGTAAATGATGCGGTCAAGCTTGAATGGACAACAGCCACTGAAACAAACAATTATGGTTTTAATGTGGAAAGAAGGGATGCTTCGGGCAATTTCTCCACTGTCGGATTCGTTAAAGGAAATGGCAACTCGACCTCATCCCGAACATACACATTCGCAGACGAAAATCTTCATGCAGGAACTTACGCCTACAGGTTGAAGCAGATCGATCTCGACGGTACCGCAACAATTTTTAATGCTGTTGAAGTTGAGGTTTCGCCGGTTTTTGATTACGGACTTGAGCAGAACTATCCAAATCCTTTCAATCCTGTATCAAAAATGCAGTTTTCATTGGCAGAAGCCGGAAGTGTTGTTATCGATCTTTTTGACATCCAAGGCAATAAAGTTCGAACTCTCGTTAATGAGTCGCTGCCCACCGGCAAGCATTTCTGCTTGATCAGCGGAGAGAATCTCTCATCAGGAACTTACATGGTCAGGATGACTTCTGGCAGGTTTTCTGCTGTGAGGAAGATAATTCTTCTTAAATAG
- the eno gene encoding phosphopyruvate hydratase has translation MTEIIDIIAREILDSRGNPTLEAEVLLEGGAIGRAAVPSGASTGSNEACELRDGDSARYMGKGVEKAVDFVNNELAEELIGWDATDQVGIDEYMIELDGTPNKSKYGANAILGISLAVAKASAEAFGLPLYRYIGGTNAKVIPTPMMNILNGGKHADNNVDFQEFMVMPVGAPTFREGLRYGVEVFHTLKSVLKKKGYNTAVGDEGGFAPSLKSNDEAIEVILEAITKAGYTPGKEIFIALDPASTEMWNPERKTYKFFKSTQKEISSDEMIAYWENWVKQYPIVSLEDGLAEDDWDGWKKITQSLGGKIQLVGDDLFVTNTSILSKGIELGCANSILIKVNQIGTLTETLNAIEMARNAGYTAVISHRSGETEDVTIADIAVATNAGQIKTGSACRTDRIAKYNQLLRIEEELDTNAIYKGLASLNYKG, from the coding sequence ATGACTGAAATAATAGATATAATTGCCCGCGAAATCCTCGATTCCAGAGGTAACCCCACTCTCGAAGCTGAAGTACTGCTCGAAGGTGGAGCAATCGGAAGAGCTGCAGTTCCAAGCGGTGCCTCAACCGGTTCCAACGAAGCCTGCGAACTCAGAGATGGTGATTCTGCCCGTTACATGGGAAAAGGCGTTGAAAAAGCAGTTGATTTTGTTAACAATGAACTCGCTGAAGAACTTATCGGATGGGACGCAACCGACCAGGTCGGTATTGATGAATATATGATCGAACTGGATGGAACTCCAAACAAATCAAAATATGGCGCAAATGCCATACTCGGTATTTCGCTTGCAGTTGCAAAAGCTTCAGCAGAAGCTTTCGGACTCCCCCTCTATCGCTACATCGGCGGAACAAATGCAAAAGTAATTCCAACCCCGATGATGAATATCCTGAACGGTGGAAAACACGCTGATAACAATGTCGACTTCCAGGAATTTATGGTTATGCCGGTTGGAGCACCTACCTTCAGAGAAGGTTTGAGATATGGCGTGGAAGTTTTCCATACATTGAAAAGTGTGCTAAAGAAAAAAGGTTACAACACAGCCGTAGGTGATGAAGGCGGTTTTGCCCCCTCACTCAAATCAAACGACGAAGCCATTGAAGTAATCCTCGAAGCAATCACCAAAGCCGGATATACTCCCGGAAAAGAAATTTTCATCGCTCTCGATCCTGCTTCAACTGAAATGTGGAATCCTGAAAGAAAAACCTACAAATTCTTCAAATCGACCCAAAAAGAGATCAGTTCGGATGAAATGATCGCCTACTGGGAAAACTGGGTAAAACAGTACCCCATCGTATCGCTCGAAGACGGTCTCGCTGAAGATGACTGGGACGGCTGGAAAAAGATCACCCAAAGTCTTGGTGGAAAAATCCAGTTGGTTGGTGATGATCTGTTTGTTACCAATACAAGCATCCTCTCGAAAGGCATTGAGCTCGGTTGCGCCAATTCAATCCTTATCAAAGTGAACCAGATCGGGACACTTACTGAAACTTTGAATGCAATTGAAATGGCAAGAAACGCCGGTTACACTGCAGTTATCTCCCACAGAAGTGGTGAAACTGAAGATGTTACGATTGCTGACATTGCAGTAGCAACCAATGCCGGTCAGATCAAAACCGGATCAGCCTGCAGAACTGACAGAATTGCCAAGTATAACCAGCTTCTCAGAATTGAAGAAGAACTCGATACCAATGCGATTTACAAAGGTCTCGCTTCCCTGAATTACAAAGGTTAA
- a CDS encoding tetratricopeptide repeat protein has protein sequence MTHSEACDILGIREGADPDIVTKAFNKLNSDITRQIESAGSKFLRETLIKNRKALSEAYHFLIKGSETEGSLSFSDAYKMLLNDESDSIQMIEDRFIKLKSEYEFGLRAPNKKIREIATADIKIISDVFEHIISNVKSPAADEIPGAYIASIREDERKKLELEFERKYDSLKRSFDESTERFEDKISALSSEKTRIINDLTRLIELIATEQFSEATQLCLKLEGKYSLNFRTSKPQTSDFKPQTSDFKPQTSDFKPQTSDFKPQTSDFLPLPGDSGFGIENISFDFAEDHIDKMLLDQSKKLSPKIETPPVANGDNLDSRTVAEKLFSEGRFQDALFYFKEAKGDQPEDYSLDVYIQELEHLVTQENEESGNKQKPQENYEKEAYEEVLKEANALRAAKNFSDALEIYNSLLLSDPDNPYLLYCKTECEDELKRHRETGISSGLTTKPTQTELLSLKRNGDELMNKKNFAGALELYKKALKINPKDIYLQIVIDQCTREIAR, from the coding sequence ATGACCCATTCAGAAGCATGTGACATTCTCGGAATAAGAGAAGGAGCCGATCCTGATATTGTAACCAAAGCTTTTAACAAGCTAAACAGCGATATCACCAGGCAGATTGAATCCGCAGGTTCTAAATTTCTCAGAGAAACATTAATAAAGAACCGAAAAGCACTTTCAGAAGCCTACCATTTTTTGATCAAAGGTTCCGAGACCGAAGGATCACTCTCCTTTTCTGATGCATATAAAATGCTCTTGAATGATGAATCTGATTCCATCCAAATGATAGAAGACAGGTTTATTAAATTAAAAAGTGAATATGAGTTCGGCTTAAGGGCTCCAAACAAAAAGATCAGAGAAATCGCCACTGCTGATATAAAAATAATTTCAGATGTTTTCGAGCATATCATCAGTAATGTAAAAAGTCCGGCCGCAGACGAGATTCCTGGAGCTTACATTGCTTCGATTCGTGAGGATGAACGAAAAAAACTGGAACTCGAGTTCGAGCGGAAATATGATTCCCTTAAAAGAAGTTTTGATGAGTCAACAGAGAGATTCGAAGATAAAATCTCTGCGCTTTCTTCCGAAAAAACCCGCATAATAAACGACTTGACAAGACTGATTGAGCTGATTGCCACAGAACAATTTTCTGAAGCCACGCAATTGTGCCTCAAGCTTGAAGGCAAATATTCCCTCAACTTCAGAACTTCGAAACCTCAAACTTCTGATTTCAAACCTCAAACTTCTGATTTCAAACCTCAAACTTCTGATTTCAAACCTCAGACTTCTGATTTCAAACCTCAGACTTCTGATTTTCTCCCTTTGCCGGGTGATTCGGGCTTTGGGATTGAAAATATATCCTTCGATTTTGCAGAAGACCACATAGACAAGATGTTGCTCGATCAGAGCAAAAAACTCAGTCCCAAAATCGAGACACCTCCCGTAGCCAACGGTGATAATCTTGATTCCCGAACAGTTGCCGAAAAACTTTTCAGCGAGGGTAGATTTCAGGATGCACTTTTCTATTTTAAAGAGGCAAAAGGCGACCAGCCCGAAGACTACTCCCTTGATGTTTATATTCAGGAACTCGAGCACCTCGTCACTCAGGAGAACGAAGAATCGGGCAACAAACAAAAGCCACAGGAGAATTACGAAAAAGAAGCGTATGAGGAAGTGTTAAAGGAAGCAAATGCTCTCCGTGCTGCGAAGAATTTTTCGGATGCTCTCGAAATTTACAATTCTCTGCTATTAAGCGACCCTGACAATCCTTATTTATTATATTGCAAAACTGAATGTGAAGATGAGTTGAAGAGACACAGGGAAACCGGAATCAGTTCGGGTTTGACAACGAAACCGACTCAGACGGAACTCCTCTCACTAAAAAGGAACGGGGATGAGCTTATGAACAAGAAAAATTTTGCAGGTGCTCTTGAACTTTACAAGAAGGCACTAAAGATAAATCCCAAAGATATTTATCTTCAGATTGTTATCGATCAATGCACGAGGGAAATCGCCAGGTAG